The genomic DNA CTGACCCAGCACCGGTACCCCCATTCCCGTGGAACCCCAGACGCGCTTCTCCATGTGATTCCCCTCGTCGCCTCGCTCGTCGTCTCCATGGGCGTCAACCCCCGGGATACCCGGTCGAGTCCCCGGACCGCCCCCACCGACCATTCCCCGCCTGGCGCGGCCCGGCCTCCCGCGTTAGCACAGCGCCTCCCCCTGTTCTCACGCGGAGTCATCGCCCCATGCCCCTCCACCACTATGTCACCCTGGGTCGCTCCGGCCTGCGCGTCAGCCCCCTGTGCCTCGGAGCCATGACCTTCGGGGACGACTTCGGCTGGGGCTCGAACATCCAGGACACCCAGGCCATCATCGACCGCTACCTGGCTCTGAGTGGCAACTTCATCGACACGGCGAACATCTACACCCTGGGCCACTCCGAGCGCATCCTCGGAGACCACCTGGGGAGGGACCCGTCCAAGCGGGACCGGGTCGTCCTGGCCACCAAGTTCTTCGGCAACCTGACGCCGGGAGACCCCAACGGAGGGGGTGCGGGCGCCAAGGCGCTCCTGGCCTCCACCCACGAGTCCCTGCGTCGCCTACGCACGGACTACATCGACCTCTTGTGGATGCACTGCCACGACCAGCACACGCCCATCGAGGAGACGATGCGCGCCCTGGATGACCTCGTGCGAGCGGGCAAGGTGCGCTACATCGGCTTCTCCGACACGCCCGCGTGGAAGACGGCCCAGGCGCAGCTCATCGCGCACTTCCGCGGCTGGACGCCGCTCATCGCCCTTCAAATCGAATACTCGCTCATCGAGCGCACCGTGGAGGGCGAGCTGATTCCCATGGCGCGCGAGCTAGGACTGGGCGTCACCCCCTGGAGCCCGCTCAAGGGCGGGGTGCTCAGCGGCAAGTACACGCGGGAGAACGCGGGACAGGTGAAGGCCGCCCGGGGCGCCTGGACCGAGTCCGCCCTCACCGAGCGCGCCTACGCCATCATCGACGTGCTGCAGCGCGTGGCGAAGGAGACCGACAGCACGCCGGCCCACGTGGCGCTCGCCTGGGTGCAGAACCGTCCGGGCGTCACCTCCACCATCATCGGCGCGCGCACGATGCAGCAGTTGGAAAGCAACCTGGCCGCCCTGGACGTGAAGCTCACCCCCGAGCAGACCGCCGCGCTCGACGCCGTCTCCCAGCCCACGCTGAACTTCCCCGCCGGCTTCCTCCAGGGCGCGCCCACCTTCATGCACGGCGGCATCACCGTGAACGGCATCAGCGCTCCGCCCTCGACCCTGCTCGTGAGGAAGGAGCCGCGGAAATAAAACTTCTGACCTGAGGCACCCGCCCAACGCCAAGTGGCCATTATTCCGCCAAGGCTGTAACTCCTTTGGAGCGACGTTGACGACTCTTCATGGGTCGCCCGCATACAGGCGGAATTGGTGCGGGTGTGGTGCGGCCATGCTATCGGTTGCTACATGGCTGTACTCGTCGATCCAGGTCCGATTCGACTCAAGGCTCAACAAGCGGC from Melittangium boletus DSM 14713 includes the following:
- a CDS encoding aldo/keto reductase; translation: MPLHHYVTLGRSGLRVSPLCLGAMTFGDDFGWGSNIQDTQAIIDRYLALSGNFIDTANIYTLGHSERILGDHLGRDPSKRDRVVLATKFFGNLTPGDPNGGGAGAKALLASTHESLRRLRTDYIDLLWMHCHDQHTPIEETMRALDDLVRAGKVRYIGFSDTPAWKTAQAQLIAHFRGWTPLIALQIEYSLIERTVEGELIPMARELGLGVTPWSPLKGGVLSGKYTRENAGQVKAARGAWTESALTERAYAIIDVLQRVAKETDSTPAHVALAWVQNRPGVTSTIIGARTMQQLESNLAALDVKLTPEQTAALDAVSQPTLNFPAGFLQGAPTFMHGGITVNGISAPPSTLLVRKEPRK